One stretch of Oncorhynchus gorbuscha isolate QuinsamMale2020 ecotype Even-year linkage group LG21, OgorEven_v1.0, whole genome shotgun sequence DNA includes these proteins:
- the LOC124008636 gene encoding LOW QUALITY PROTEIN: unconventional myosin-X-like (The sequence of the model RefSeq protein was modified relative to this genomic sequence to represent the inferred CDS: inserted 2 bases in 1 codon) translates to MEAFFAEGARVWVKEKEQLVPSTVSSCGDGNLVLTTDYGEVLYLQQAEVTRERVYAMHQSSIDGVEDMSTLAELHEAAIMHNLYQRYQKDSIYTNIGSILAAVNPYKQIPGMYDLDRVELYSRHHIGELPPHIFAVANECYRCIWKRHDSQCVLISGESGAGKTESTKLLLQFLSVMSQNSAGMPPSEKTTPVEQSIVQSSPIMEAFGNAKTVYNNNSSRFGKFIQLHFSQSGNIHGGCIVDYLLEKNRVVRQNPGERNYHIFYALLAGANKEHRELYFLDDPPDSFHYLSQSGCLKDKSLDDKQLFNSVMEALKVMEFTEEETRDVFKLLSGVLQLGNIQFMTAGGAQITTKQVLSNVSELLGLDCFQLSEVLTQRSMILRGEEICSPLTIEQAVDSRDSVSXWIILRINQKIRGKDNFKSIGILDIFGFENFQVNRFEQFNINYANEKLQEYFNKHIFSLEQLEYNREGVLWEAIDWMDNAECLDLIEKKLGMLALVNEESRFPKGTDFTLLEKLHSRHSTNPYYVKPRLADHQFGIRHYAGEVLYDVTGVLEKNRDTFRDDILNMLKESKLDFIYDLFERVGSRNSEETLKMGTARRKPTVSSQFRDSLHSLMGTLSVSNPFFVRCIKPNNEKNPSVFDPEVVLNQLRYSGMLETVKIRRAGFPVRRTFKDFISRYQIILQEKVGGAGDDKKRSTDLLTKYDRAKKEWQLGKTKVFMKESLEQRLEKERDEVRRKAGMVIRAHILTYTARKHFKRVKGSVVTLQGYLRTHIQRKWFLRRCLATRVLQKHRRGQVARAGCRKLREERRKREEEERKKREQEEGGVEAAQGSEKKEGKTEEEARQMEEILRIELEIERLQKQREDGVSQLCESSRQELRLRRDAEIKRLKKEASRKATELIDLLDFGGLDPSLATAASASAERLQEGPGTATAGTQEEEVDEGFHAEEECTVPLLPDFPPPAEADAAVDQDMFAHLPPPPPAFAEGSTATPPPPPLDSSSSTPVPPPPPPLPAGEGSDTPLPPPPPPLPPEEGEGKGKEGEKKEGDGGRTSILSLGEGEEPIYSMPVDSGESDYEEEEGSVTAGDDGSASGQNSNRGSAAMTEEEALRKSTCTNASIESYRGSSDSYIESDDEHDGLLDTDEEVHNGRVTLLNGNGPPYFHSYLYMKAGLMIPWRRRWCVLKDETFMWFRSKQESLKSGWLHKKGGGLSTLSRRNWKMRWFVLREHKLMYFDSDSEEKLKGTIDIRAAKEIVNNHEKENALNIVTDERTYQVFAESPEDASAWYNVLSKVHVYTPEQLMDMSHEQANPKNAVGTLDVGLIDSVCASDNPDRPNSFVIITANRVIHCNTDTPEEMHHWISLLQKPKGDAKIDGQEFLVRGWLQKEMKTGTKSNILKLKKRWFVLTHNSLDYYKSSERNSSKMGTLVLNSLCSVFQPEERVHRETGYWNIVVHGRKHSYRLYTKMLNEALRWIAAIQAVIDSKTPIETPTLQLIRDIKDSSLNPEAVEQTYRRNPILRYTQHPLHSPLLPLPYGEVIQRQQGYASLQDEAIRVFNSLQEMETLADPVPIIRGVLQTCQDLRPLRDEVYCQVIKQTNHVPQPNQPNQRAHWHLLTCMSCTFLPSRTILRYLRFHLKRVREHFPNTEIERYSAFINESLKKTKTRDFIPSQEEIVALLVRQEMTTTVYCHGGGSCKISINSHTTAGEVVEKLIRGLAMEDSRNLFSLFEHNKVTDRALESRVIVADVLAKFERLSGTEEVEEEGQWRLYFKLYCFLDMESMPKEGVEFAFMFEQAHESLISGHFPAPEETLQQLAALRLQYLHGDGASRAGWSLGSVYPMGRLRTRIFHSTKQGGVAGGEGGGGQVGSVKGDGQDRRRTPSFLDGSLRRSFKTGSLKKQKEEEGQQVEMWVKEETSATRAHVLDKWTKLQGLPQHQALLKYMSIVKEWPGYGSTLFDVECKEGGFPHDLWLGVSADNLSVYKRGEPKPLQTFQYEQITFFGAPQPCTYQITVDGNDLFFHTPLVMEIAKIMKAYINMMVKKRCSIMSVSSVASAFVR, encoded by the exons GTGTTGTATCTCCAGCAGGCTGaggtgactagagagagagtgtacGCTATGCATCAGTCCAGTATAGATGGGGTGGAGGACATGTCCACTCTGGCAGAACTACACGAAGCTGCCATCATGCACAACCTCTACCAGCGCTACCAGAAGGACAGCATCTAt accaACATAGGCAGTATCCTGGCAGCGGTGAACCCTTATAAACAGATCCCAGGCATGTATGACCTAGATAGAGTTGAGCTGTACAGTCGACACCACATCGGAGAACTCCCGCCCCATATCTTCGCTGTAGCCAATGAGTGCTACCGCTGCATCTGGAAACGACACGACAGCCAATGCGTCCTCATCAG tgggGAGTCGGGGGCTGGTAAGACAGAGAGCACCAAGCTGCTGCTCCAGTTCCTGTCTGTGATGAGCCAGAACTCTGCTGGGATGCCTCCTTCTGAGAAAACCACACCAGTGGAGCAGTCCATCGTTcagagcag TCCTATCATGGAGGCGTTTGGGAATGCCAAGACAGTGTACAACAACAATTCTAGTCGCTTTGGGAAGTTCATCCAGCTCCACTTCTCCCAGAGCGGGAACATCCATGGTGGATGTATCGTTgact ATTTACTGGAGAAG AACCGCGTGGTGAGACAGAACCCTGGAGAACGAAACTACCACATCTTCTACGCCCTGCTGGCCGGAGCCAACAAGGAACACAGGG AGCTGTATTTCCTGGACGACCCTCCTGACTCATTCCACTACCTCAGCCAATCAGGCTGTCTCAAAGACAAGAGCCTGGACGATAAACAGCTCTTCAACAGCGTcatg GAGGCGCTGAAGGTGATGGAGTTCActgaggaggagaccagagacgtGTTCAAACTGCTGTCTGGAGTCCTACAGCTGGGCAACATTCAGTTCATGACCGCCGGAGGAGCGCAGATCACCACCAAacagg tgctCAGTAATGTCAGTGAGCTACTCGGGCTGGACTGCTTCCAGCTGTCTGAGGTGCTGACGCAGAGATCCATGATcctcagaggagaagagatatGCTCTCCACTCACCAtagaacag gcaGTAGATTCCCGGGACTCTGTCTC ATGGATCATTCTCCGGATCAACCAGAAGATCAGAGGGAAAGACAACTTCAAGTCCATCGGAATACTGGACATCTTCGGCTTCGAGAACTTCCAG GTGAATCGGTTTGAGCAGTTCAACATCAACTACGCCAACGAGAAGCTGCAGGAGTACTTCAACAAACACATCTTCTCCCTGGAACAACTGGAgtacaacag AGAGGGAGTCCTGTGGGAAGCCATAGACTGGATGGATAACGCTGAGTGTCTGGACCTCATAGAGAAG AAACTGGGGATGCTAGCGTTGGTCAACGAGGAGAGTCGCTTCCCCAAAGGGACAGACTTCACACTGCTGGAGAAACTACACAGCAGGCACTCT acAAACCCTTACTATGTGAAGCCTCGACTGGCTGACCATCAGTTTGGCATCAGGCACTATGCTGGAGAGGTTCTGTATGATGTCACCGGGGTTCTGGAGAAGAACAGAGATACATTTAGAGATGACATCCTCAACATGCTGAAGGAGAGCAAACTGGACTTCATCTATGATCTGTTTGAGAGAGTGGGCAGCAGGAACAGTGAGGAGACTCTGAAGATGGGAACAGCCAGACGCAAGCCTACCGTCAGCTCACAGTTTAGG gaCTCTCTCCATTCCCTCATGGGCACTCTGAGTGTGTCCAACCCCTTCTTCGTGCGCTGCATCAAACCCAACAACGAGAAG AACCCTAGCGTGTTTGACCCGGAAGTGGTTCTGAACCAGCTGAGGTATTCTGGAATGTTAGAAACAGTTAAAATCCGCCGGGCCGGCTTCCCTGTCCGCAGAACCTTCAAAGACTTCATCAGccg gtatCAGATCATTCTACAAGAGAAGGTGGGTGGAGCGGGGGATGATAAGAAGAGGAGTACAGACCTGCTGACCAAATACGACCGTGCCAAAAAGGAGTGGCAGCTGGGAAAGACCAAG GTGTTTATGAAGGAGTCTCTGGAACAGcgtctggagaaagagagagacgaggtTCGCCGTAAAGCAGGCATGGTCATCAGAGCCCACATCCTCACCTACACCGCCAGGAAGCACTTTAAGCGTGTGAAGGGGAGCGTCGTCACCCTCCAGGGGTACCTTCGTACCCACATACAACGGAAATGGTTTCTACGGCGATGCTTGGCGACGCGGGTACTCCAAAAACACAGACGAGGACAGGTGGCCCGCGCTGGCTGCCGTAaactcagagaggagaggaggaagagagaggaggaggagaggaagaagagagaacaggaggagggaggcgTAGAGGCTGCTCAGGGTTCTGAG aagaaggaaggaaagacGGAAGAAGAGGCCCGTCAGATGGAGGAGATCTTGCGTATAGAGTTGGAGATCGAGCGCctacagaaacagagggaggatggGGTCTCCCAGCTCTGTGAGTCCTCCAGGCAGGAGCTCCGGCTACGTCGGGACGCAGAGATCAAGAGGCTGAAGAAGGAGGCCTCTCGTAAGGCCACAGAACTAATCGACCTCCTGGACTTTGGAGGTCTGGATCCCAGTTTAGCCACCGCTGCTAGTGCTAGCGCAGAG CGGCTCCAGGAGGGGCCAGGCACGGCCACAGCCGGAacccaggaggaggaggtggacgaGGGCTTCCATGCCGAGGAGGAGTgtactgtccctctcctcccagactTCCCTCCTCCAGCCGAGGCTGACGCTGCCGTGGACCAGGATATGTTCGCCCACCTGCCGCCCCCTCCACCTGCCTTCGCTGAGGGCTCTACAGCtacaccacctccccctcccctcgaTTCATCCTCATCCACTCCCGTCCCTCCCCCGCCTCCACCCTTACCAGCTGGGGAAGGCTCTGACacccctctcccacctccccccCCACCACTGCCTCctgaagagggggagggaaaaggaaaagagggggagaaaaaagagggtgatggagggaggacgagTATCTTGAGCCTCGGAGAAGGGGAGGAGCCGATCTACAGCATGCCGGTCGACAGCGGCGAATCAGAttacgaggaggaggagggctctgTCACCGCGGGAGACGATGGTTCCGCATCCGGGCAGAATAGCAACAGAGGCAGCGCGGCCATGACAGAGGAAGAAGCTCTGAGGAAGTCCACGTGTACCAATGCCAGCATAGAGTCATACAGGGGCAGCTCCGACTca TACATAGAGAGTGATGATGAGCATGATGGGCTGTTGGACACAGATGAGGAGGTACACAACGGCAGGGTCACTCTTCTCAACGGGAACGGACCTCCGTACTTCCATAGCTACCTCTACATGAAGG cTGGTTTAATGATTCCATGGCGCAGGCGGTGGTGTGTGTTGAAGGATGAGACCTTCATGTGGTTCCGCTCCAAACAGGAGTCCCTCAAGTCTGGCTGGCTCCATAAGAAGGGAGGAGGACTGTCCACTCTGTCCCGCAG GAACTGGAAGATGCGTTGGTTTGTTCTGAGGGAACACAAACTGATGTACTTTGACAGCGACAGCGAGGAGAAACTGAAGGGAACCATTGACATCCGCGCCGCCAA GGAGATCGTGAACAACCATGAGAAGGAGAATGCGTTGAACATCGTGACAGATGAGAGGACGTACCAGGTGTTTGCTGAGTCGCCAGAAGACGCCAG tgcgtGGTATAACGTCCTCAGTAAGGTCCATGTGTATACTCCCGAGCAGCTGATGGACATGTCTCATGAACAGGCCAACCCCAAGAACGCTGTG GGGACTCTGGACGTGGGGCTGATTGACTCAGTCTGTGCCTCTGACAACCCAGACAG acccAACTCATTTGTGATCATCACAGCGAACCGTGTGATCCACTGTAACACTGACACTCCAGAGGAGATGCACCACTGGATCAGCCTGCTGCAGAAACCTAAAGGAGACGCCAAGATAGACGGACAGGAGTTCCTGGTTAGGg GTTGGCTCCAGAAGGAGATGAAGACAGGAACTAAGAGTAATATTCTGAAGCTGAAGAAGCGCTGGTTCGTGTTAACCCATAACTCCCTGGATTACTACAAGAGCTCTGAACGAAACTCCTCCAAGATGGGAACCCTCGTCCTCAACTCCCTCTGCTCTGTATTTCAACCTGAGGAACGAgtgcacagagagacag GGTACTGGAACATCGTAGTGCACGGTAGGAAGCACTCGTATCGCCTCTACACCAAGATGCTGAATGAAGCTCTGAGATGGATAGCAGCCATACAGGCAGTGATAGACAGCAAGACACCCATAGAAACACCGACACTACAGCTCATCAGAGATATCAAGGACAGCAGTCTGAACCCTGAGGCAGTGGAGCAGACCTACAGGAGGAATCCCATCCTCAGATACACTCAGCACCCTCTACACTCCCCCCTACTGCCACTACCCTACGGAGAAGTCA tccAGAGACAGCAGGGCTATGCCAGTCTTCAGGATGAAGCGATCCGAGTGTTTAACTCTCTTCAGGAGATGGAGACTCTGGCAGACCCTGTTCCTATCATACGGGGGGTACTGCAGACCTGTCAGGACCTGAGACCTCTCCGAgacgag GTATACTGTCAGGTGATCAAGCAGACCAATCACGTACCTCAGCCCAATCAGCCCAATCAGCGGGCTCATTGGCACCTCCTCACCTGTATGAGCTGTACCTTCCTCCCAAGCCGGACCATCCTCAGATACCTGCGCTTCCACctcaaaag GGTGCGAGAGCATTTCCCCAACACAGAGATTGAGCGTTATTCTGCTTTTATCAATGAGTCTCTGAAGAAGACCAAGACCAGGGACTTTATTCCATCTCAGGAGGAGATCGTGGCTCTACTGGTGAGGCAGGAGATGACAACTACAGTCTACTGCCATGGAGGAGGCTCCTGCAAGATCTCCATCAATTCACACACCACCGctggagag gtggtggAGAAGTTGATCCGCGGCCTGGCCATGGAGGACAGTAGgaatctgttctctctgtttgagcacaacaaggtgacgGACCGAGCTCTGGAGAGCAGGGTCATAGTGGCTGACGTCCTCGCCAAGTTTGAGAG GctgtcagggactgaggaggttgaggaggaagGACAGTGGAGACTCTATTTTAAACTTTACTGTTTCCTCGACATGGAGAGCATGCCTAAGGAGGGGGTGGAATTTGCCTTCATGTTTGAGCAG gCCCATGAGTCTCTGATCAGTGGTCACTTCCCGGCCCCAGAGGAAACTTTGCAGCAGCTAGCCGCTTTACGGCTGCAGTATCTCCATGGAGACGGGGCCAGCCGCGCTGGGTGGAGCCTCGGTAGTGTTTACCCAATGGGGCGCCTCCGCACGCGCATCTTCCACTCCACCAAACAGGGAGGCgtggcaggaggagagggaggaggagggcaggTGGGAAGTGTCAAGGGGGACGGGCAGGATAGAAGGAGAACCCCCAGCTTCCTGGATGGAAGTCTGAGGCGCAGCTTCAAGACGGGCTCGCTGAAGAAACAGAAG GAGGaagaggggcagcaggtagagaTGTGGGTGAAGGAGGAGACATCGGCCACCAGAGCCCATGTTCTGGATAAATGGACCAAGTTACAGGGACTCCCCCAGCACCAGGCTCTGCTCAAATACATGTCCATCGTCAAAGAGTGGCCCGGATATGGCTCTACACTGTTCGacgtggag TGTAAGGAAGGAGGTTTTCCCCATGACCTGTGGCTGGGTGTGAGTGCTGACAACCTGTCTGTGTATAAGAGAGGGGAACCCAAACCTCTGCAGACGTTCCAGTATGAGCAGATCACCTTCTTTGGAGCTCCACAACCCTGCACCTACCAGATCACTGTCGACGGCAACGACTTGTTCTTCCACACTCCattg gtgatggAGATTGCTAAGATCATGAAAGCCTACATCAACATGATGGTGAAGAAACGCTGCAGCATCATGTCTGTCTCCAGCGTCGCCAGCGCCTTCGTCAGGTGA